GACGGAGTAGGCGTGCCACCACCGCCACCACCGCCACCGCCGCCACCTGTGGATGACGAGGCGTCTGTCTTCACTGTCAGTGCTGCGCTGACTGGCGAGGCTTCATGGTTTACATCTTCCCTAATACGGGTGATAAAGCTGTACTCTGTGGAAGGCGTAAGTCCTGTAAAGATATTACTTGTCTGCCAGGTGGTTCCGTTGTCTTTCGAGAACTCCTGCCCCGCTTTGGGTGTCAGGGTCACACTGGTGTTCGTCTTGCTTTGAAGCGTCGGCGCTGCGGGAGCCTGCAGCCCCGTTGCTCTAGTGATACTCGCTGTCGCCGTCGGTGCACCGGTGAGTGAAGCGGAGTAATTTTCGACATCTGCACCTGATAAAGTATAACCAGTAATTCTTACCGTCTTTTGGCTGCCCGCAGCGGCGCTGTCAAATTCGACTGTAACAGACGCGATTGAAACCTTATCGCCCGGATTTACACCGACAAGCGTCAGATTGTTTGTGGCGATGGTTGCATCTCTGTCACCGGAGTATTCCTTATCGTTTACAGTAAAGCTGCCACCGAGTGTCAACTGTTTTCCCGTGATCACGCCTGACGTATAAGTGGGCGCACCTGTAATGGAAAGGGTATAGTTTCCGGATTTCATCCCCGTGAGGGAGCTTCCTATCGTTAGGGATACCGTCTTACCTGTACCAATTTCAGGTGTGTCAAAGGCAAGAACGGGGACAAGAGTCACATCGTCACTACCAACTCTGCCAATAAGATTCATTTCATTTGTGGCAATGGTCGCATCCATCGTTCCGTTATATTCTTTGACCTGCGCGGTAAAATACCCGCCTACTGTCAGCTCCTTCGGTATGATGTTCCCCGTGGCTGTGGGTACATCGGAGAAGTCAAGGATGTAATTTCCTGCGGCAGATCCCGTCAGATACGAATTGCTGAGGCTGACGGCCTTGTCCTGACCCACATCCGGATCCAGGAATGTGGCGACGAAGTTTGCAGTCAGGTTGTCTGCGTCACCGCCTATGCAGTCTGACGTGTTAATCGACAGCGTGAAAGTAGCGCTGATATCCGCATCTGTGTCTCCGTCATACTCCTTGTCCTCGACCTCGAAGTAACCGGTGACTCTAAGAGGAATAGGTTTAACAATGACCTGAATGCTGTCTAGTGTAGTACCATCTGTAGCTTTCAGGCTGACCGTCGCTGTTCCGGTGTTATTTGCTTCTATTTTAATAGTTCCGTCATCATTTAAATTCATGATTATGACGTCCGAATCACTGTTGCTCCATGTGACCAGTCCGTCCGCCGGGGTTACATACTCGGTAGAAAAATCCGCTCCTAAGTCGTCGCCATAGGTCAGCGTCAGTGTTTTTGTGGAGGTATCATACCGATCATCCCCGCCGATATTGACAATACCTGCCGAGGTTGCCGCAGGCGGCGCGGGCAGAGGGTTGGGAACCAAAGCCTGCAGGTAGGGATATGATACTCCCTCGCTAATGTCCCAAACTCCTGTTCCATGAGTGAAATCCCATCCGCTGAAGGTTACCTCCTGTATCATTTGCATCGAGGTCTTTGGTTCCCCTCTGTCATCATAGTCTGACTGTCCGCTGGTTTGGCTATTGTAGTAGGATGTCGTTACCGTACAATCGTCTGATTTAACACCGACCAGTCCACCAAGTCCACCCCAACCTTCATAGTTGCCTGTATTTCCGGAGCGCAGCGCATCCCGCATTCATACCGTAAAGAGAATAATTCGTAACAGCTTTGAAAATCTGATTATGCAAAAAGCCAAACTGATTGTGGAAAATTGCGAACTTGCATTCAAATTCTTCAGTGAGCATTTCAAGCTTGATGTAATTCTTTGATAGCAGAAGTGCCTTGCCAAATATAATATAATTAAAACCAAGACCTCCATAAAATAAATGTGCGGCGGACATATCCCCGGTTTGCAGCCACCTGGGGATGCTGTCGATACGCATGAGGCAACCGTTAACGTATCCTTCCACCATCTCTAACCCGGTGTTGTAATATGGGTTATTTGCCTTCGTCACATCTTGTTTTAGTTGCCGCAGCAGTTCCAATGCTTCGTCAATCTTTCCCTGATAAAGATATAGTCTGATTAAGGTAAAATAAGCACAAATCATTATACTGGTCTGTTCTTTTGTCTGAGCTTTATAAATGGCTTTGAAGGCATTTAGCTCCACCGTATGCCAGTCACCGGTTTCCAATGAATATTCTGCCAGAGCCACATAGTCACAACCGATACCGCAGCCGTCAGCCAACTTAGCAAATATCGGAAAATCCGACACGATGCATCCGGTAAGCTCATTCAGGCTGCCAGGCTCCCTGTAACAGGTATAAAGTAAATGGGGAGAACCTAATGTGAATTCCGCCTCACGCTTTTGCAGGCAGGAAACATCCCCGCCAAGTAAATGCTGTGCCACCTTCATACATATAGCTATTTCTTTTGCATCATTGAACACAGCAAATATCCGGGTGAGGAAAAACTCAGCCAACACACGGTTTCTGCCATGAGGGATGGGATCTTCCGCATTTTCTAAAGCTTCTTTCAGTTCATTTAATCGCATCACTCCATCATGATAAGAATTTGAATCTCCGTTTGTCAAAATGATGGCTATGTACTGCAAATATGCAAGCGGATATTTAAACAGTATCTCGCGGGGTAATGTGGCGAACAGATTTAAAACACCGTCAAAAGTGGCGGAATCGCCTGTTATGGTATCCTCCTTGTCCATCAATTCGAGAACACGCACTTTCTCACCCGCACGGAAGAGATAGCAGTATGCGGTTCTGTATTCTCCTCGTGCAAGATGCCATTCGCCAAGCCGTTGATTTAGCACGGCACATTCTTCTTCATCCTTTTGTTTATTCCGAAGGAAGTCCAGCAGTACATTGTGAATGATATAGACCCCCGCTGCCTCGTCGAAGGTAATAAATGCGTTTTCACGACGCAGCTTAATAAGGATTTTCTCTGCTTCCTCTTCTTGCGTTATGAACACAGCCTTTTCAGCTGTGAAGCTGTCCATCACAGATAGGCGGAGCAAAAACCTTTTAATGTGCTCATCATAGGGGTTATAAAGCACCTTCTCCACCAGTTCATTAATTGCACTGTTTCGATTAATAGAGATTCCCCGTTCCATTCCGAGTATGATGAGATAAATTAAAGAAATCCAACCGCCTGTATAATTGATTATTTTCTTTATCACACTCTCACTGACAGTAAATCCCATCAAAGTACAGTAGTCCCTAATCTCATTTTGGGTAAATCTAAGCGTATTTTGAGATACGACATTGCACAGCCCTTTTACATAGAGTTCAGAAATGTCTAGATTTGTTGTATCACGAGTCAGGATGACTATGTGAAAATCGTCCGGCATCTCCATGACAAAATGTCTGAAAAGCGCGGTCATCTTCATACTCTTTGCAAGATGATAATCATCTATGACGAGTGTAGTACCCGGCCTGTAAACCATCTCATTTATGATGTTAATGGCCATGATTGTCTGCGGTGTATCGGAGGGAATACCGAGACTCTTGAGCCTGTCCTCTGTCACTTTGTCAAATTTGCCAATTTCGTTCGCAAGTCTTTCCCAAAACCACGATGCCGTGTCATCTTCTGGTAAAAAGGAGGTCCATATGACAGGCACACCTTTTAAAGCAAGGAATTCACGCACTGCCGTTGTTTTACCGTAGCCCATAGGGGCTTCTACAATAGTTATTGGGTAATTGAAGATATCTTCCAAAGATCTATTGACACGATCTCGTTTGAGGGCCGTAAGCTTTTTCATTGGACTTTCTCCTTTCATCGGGAGTAAGTTTACGTATATCATCTGATATGTATATATTTCATATTGTTAATATATGACATTTTTAATAAGTCTTCAAGAAAGAGTAGCTATGGTGATTGCGTAACTATACTGTAGGAAATAGAGAGGCGGAGTTCACCAAAGATGTGTTTAAGTATTCACACCTATACTATACCTTTTTATATATTCTTTTACAAGCCCCATATATGGGCGTTAAACCATGCATAAGAGTTGAATAAAGTAAAATAATGTTAATTGAAACATTCTTGACAAATACAGAATCTCCATATATAATCAATTGCATTAAAGATAAAGGCGTCTGAATTTCAGACGTCTTTTTTTATTTTATTTTAGATTCCCATACAGAATTAGAAAAGAGGTGGTTTCATGATCAAGATGGAAAATGTAAATAAGTTTTTTGGGGATCTTCATGTACTTAAAAATATAAACCTGGAAGTTGCAGAGGGTGAAAAATTAGTAATTATTGGGCCATCAGGATCGGGGAAATCCACAGCTATCCGCTGTCTGAACTTTCTGGAGACCCCCACAAGCGGAAGTGTCTATATTAATGGAGAGCAAATCACCTTAAAAAATAAGACTAGGTTGGTCAGGGAATCGATATCCATGGTTTTTCAGCAATTTAATCTCTATCCCCATATGACTGTATTAAAGAACCTGACACTTGCTCCCCTGAAACTACATAAGAAAAGCAAAAAGGAAGCTGAGGATCTGGCATATCATTACCTTGATATTGTTGGATTAAGGGAAAAGGCTCATGTATATCCGACTACCCTGTCGGGGGGACAGCAGCAACGTATCGCAATTGCCCGTGCACTTTGCGCCCAGACAAAAATCATTTTATTTGATGAGCCCACATCTGCACTGGACCCTGAGACCATTCAGGAAGTTCTGGATGTCATGATTAAGCTTGCCAAGGAAAATATAACCATGGTAGTGGTTACCCACGAAATGGGCTTTGCACGACAGGTTGCAGACAGAATTGTTTTTATGGAGGATGGCCTGATTATTGAAGAAGGTGTGCCGGAACACTTCTTTACAAACCCTGAAAATGACAGAGTGAAGCAATTTCTCAGTAAGATTATCCGTTAATGAGACTGAAAAAGTTAACGTTCCTTTTTTTATTCACCAAGTAATCCCGTAATCATTTAAATATCTTTATATAATCAAAGGAGGTCATGTGATATGAAAAGTTTCAAAAATTATGTAGGTTTATTGCTTATGGCACTCATTCTAGTATCTCTGGTAGCCTGTGGTAGTTCATCCAGTAAAAACGATACAACACCAACCCCTGCAAGTTCAACTCCAACAGGTACCGAATCGAATTACTCACCTGATGTACAGGCGATTATTGACCGCGGTGTATTAAGAGTAGGAGTTAAGAATGCCGTTATCGGTTTTGGTTATCAGGATCCGTTGACAAAGGAATACTCCGGCCTTGAAATATCTTTGGCTGAGAAAATTGCTGAGAAACTGGGTGTTGATGTCGAGTATACTGCTGTAACAGCCGCTACTCGTACCGAGCTTTTAGACTCCGGTGATATCGATTGCGTGCTTGCAACCTTTACTATCACTGAGGAAAGAAAGATGAACTGGGACTTTTCAACACCTTACTATACAGATTATGTTACTGTTCTGGTTGAAGATTCCTCCGGAATTAAGTCTCTTGCAGATTTAGAGAATAAGAAGGTTGGTGTGTCCTCCGGTTCAACTTCTGCAAAAGCGCTGGTTATCGCTATGACTGAGGGTGGGCTCATCAGCAAAGATGGCTTTGACGAAGAAACCTTTGATCCTGCAATCTGGACCACCGGTGTTTCCTTCCAGCAGTTCGACGACTATCCAACAATCTCTACGGCTTTAAGTGCTAAGGAAGTAGATGCCTTCTGCGTGGATAAATCCATTCTTGCAGTATATCATACTGAGGGCAGATCCTATATTGAGGAGAAGTTCGCGCCTCAGAACTATGGTGTTGCAACCAAGAAAGGATCTGGGTTCTCACCGTATGTTGAAGAGCTGATTACCGGATGGTTATCTGATGGAACTATCGACAACTTGATTAAAGAGAATAATTTACAATAAGCACTTTAATTATTAAATAGATCTTCGAGGCTTCGTATCTTGCGAAGCCTCTAGATCAGGAAGCATTGGCATATTAAATTGAAAGGAGGAAATGGTTTGGAGGGTTTATTTTCTATATCTGGATGGGAAAAAGTATGGACATTCCGTTCCACCTTTCTGCTAGGATTGCTTAATAGTGGTAGAATGGCATTGTTCGCTTTACTGTTATCACTAGTGCTAGGGATCATCTTCGGGTTAATGGCTACCAGTAGCAAAAAATACTTAAGGGGAATAAGCCGTATTTATGTGGAATTAATACAGAATACACCGCTAGTTCTTCAGTTATGTTTCTTATATTACGCCCTTGCTTTTTCAGGAAATAGCTTGGGAATTATCACTACCGGAACCATTTCTCTCGGTATCTATCACGGTGCTTATTTGTCTGAGGTAGTACGGGCTGGAATTAGCTCTATCCCTAAGGGACAGTTCGAGGCTGCTGATTCGCAAGGGTTCAACTACATTGGAAAGATGTTTTACATCATTTTGCCACAAAGTATTAAGATCATCCTTCCTCCCATGGCTAATCAGGTGGTCAATTTGATAAAGAATACATCCTGTCTTTACATCATCGGAGGAGCCGATCTTATCTCTGTAACCTACAGCTTTGTAACAGGCGCCTCAACCGGTGGAGCATATGCACCTGCATATCTGATAAGTGGACTTCTGTTCTTTATTGTTTGTTTTCCGCTATCAACCCTTGCAAGTACATGGGAGAATTCTCTGAAGAAGCGAGAGTCAAGGACGGTTGAAACACAAAGCACTTTGTCGGAAAGGATGGTGGCTAAGTAATGAATACATTGGGTAATAGTTTGTCCATGCTAAAAAATCCGACGGTTCTTACCTATTTATTATCAGGAATTGCCTATACCTTGATTATTTCCGTTGTCGCTGTCGGTATTGGTCTGCTTTTAGGCTCCATTCTTGCACTTGTCAGGAATTACTGTACCAGTAAGCGCAGCAAAATATTCAAATGGTTAGCAACAGCTTATATTGAGATTTTCAGAAATACACCCCTTTTGTTGTGGATATTTATCTGCCTGGTATTCTTACCGGTGCCGGAATTTTTATCTAGGAAAATGTTCGGACTGACTTCGGTAGAGGTAAAATTGCTATTTAAAGGCTCCATGACTCTTATATTATTCACATCTTCCGTTATTGCCGAGATTGTACGAGGTGGTTTGAACTCCGTGGCCCATGGACAATTTGAAGCCGGACACTCTCAGGGCTTTAGTACAGTACAGATAATGATTTACATAGTACTACCACAGGCTTACAGAAATATCGTTCCCACCTTACTCAGTCAGATTATCACAACGATTAAAGACTCTTCCTATCTGGCCAATATCGCAGTAATCGAATTAATGAGCAGGGTTAAAACATTGCTGAGTTCCGCTAACAGATACAACGGCACCGGTTCCATCAATGTTTCAGATGTCTTTGTTCTATTTGGCTTTGCTGCGATCATTTATTTCATCATTAACTTTCTATTGTCCTCTCTGGTCAGATATATACAAAAGCATCCTCGAATTCCAAAGACTACAACCCGTACGTCCTAGGAATGTTCGCTTTATTAATATAAGACCGTCAATGCCTTAACTATAAGCAGATAAACTGCGCAAAGGAGGTTTACCCTATGGATAACTATGTTGTTACAATATCAAGACAATTCGCTAGCTTTGGACGATCAATCGCACAGAAGTTGTCTCAGGAGCTTTCTGTGGAGTTCTATGACAGAGATATCGTAGAAGCCACAGCAAAAAGGATGGGTCAGCCAATACCAGTCATCAGCAATGAGGAAGAAAACATACATCCTGCTTTCTTTAGGCGAAAATATCCTTTGGGCATGGGTGTAGCCAATATTCAGGATGAAATATTTAGTGTTCAGTCAAATATCATCCGGGATATAGCCCATAGAGAGTCCTGCATTATCGTAGGAAGGTGTGCCGGCTATGTATTAAGAGAGCATCCCCGAATCTTAAATGTATTTATATATTCACCCTATGAGTACAGGCTTAAGAATTGTATTGAAGCCTTGCAAATGGATATAAAGGTAGCAAGAAAAATGATCAAGGAGGTTGACAAAGCCAGAGAAAACTACCGCCACCGTTATTGTCCTAATGTGAAAAATGCATACGATGGCTATGATTTAATGATTGACAGTAGCCAGTTTGGCATTGACAAAAGCGCGAAGATCCTGGCGGATATCGTCAGAGGCCATCTTTCTACTTTCTAACCTTTACAGCCAGAGCATGTGCCATTAAACTTTCTGATTCCGCTAATTCAATAATAAGATTGGTATTGGATTTTAAGGCCTTTTCTGTATAACGAATGACGCTATAACCTCTCATAAATTCTTGTACTGACATACCAGATGAAAATCTTGCCGTACCACAAGTTGGGAGTATATGATTTGTTCC
The nucleotide sequence above comes from Variimorphobacter saccharofermentans. Encoded proteins:
- a CDS encoding transporter substrate-binding domain-containing protein, with protein sequence MKSFKNYVGLLLMALILVSLVACGSSSSKNDTTPTPASSTPTGTESNYSPDVQAIIDRGVLRVGVKNAVIGFGYQDPLTKEYSGLEISLAEKIAEKLGVDVEYTAVTAATRTELLDSGDIDCVLATFTITEERKMNWDFSTPYYTDYVTVLVEDSSGIKSLADLENKKVGVSSGSTSAKALVIAMTEGGLISKDGFDEETFDPAIWTTGVSFQQFDDYPTISTALSAKEVDAFCVDKSILAVYHTEGRSYIEEKFAPQNYGVATKKGSGFSPYVEELITGWLSDGTIDNLIKENNLQ
- a CDS encoding amino acid ABC transporter ATP-binding protein, whose translation is MIKMENVNKFFGDLHVLKNINLEVAEGEKLVIIGPSGSGKSTAIRCLNFLETPTSGSVYINGEQITLKNKTRLVRESISMVFQQFNLYPHMTVLKNLTLAPLKLHKKSKKEAEDLAYHYLDIVGLREKAHVYPTTLSGGQQQRIAIARALCAQTKIILFDEPTSALDPETIQEVLDVMIKLAKENITMVVVTHEMGFARQVADRIVFMEDGLIIEEGVPEHFFTNPENDRVKQFLSKIIR
- a CDS encoding LuxR family transcriptional regulator is translated as MKKLTALKRDRVNRSLEDIFNYPITIVEAPMGYGKTTAVREFLALKGVPVIWTSFLPEDDTASWFWERLANEIGKFDKVTEDRLKSLGIPSDTPQTIMAINIINEMVYRPGTTLVIDDYHLAKSMKMTALFRHFVMEMPDDFHIVILTRDTTNLDISELYVKGLCNVVSQNTLRFTQNEIRDYCTLMGFTVSESVIKKIINYTGGWISLIYLIILGMERGISINRNSAINELVEKVLYNPYDEHIKRFLLRLSVMDSFTAEKAVFITQEEEAEKILIKLRRENAFITFDEAAGVYIIHNVLLDFLRNKQKDEEECAVLNQRLGEWHLARGEYRTAYCYLFRAGEKVRVLELMDKEDTITGDSATFDGVLNLFATLPREILFKYPLAYLQYIAIILTNGDSNSYHDGVMRLNELKEALENAEDPIPHGRNRVLAEFFLTRIFAVFNDAKEIAICMKVAQHLLGGDVSCLQKREAEFTLGSPHLLYTCYREPGSLNELTGCIVSDFPIFAKLADGCGIGCDYVALAEYSLETGDWHTVELNAFKAIYKAQTKEQTSIMICAYFTLIRLYLYQGKIDEALELLRQLKQDVTKANNPYYNTGLEMVEGYVNGCLMRIDSIPRWLQTGDMSAAHLFYGGLGFNYIIFGKALLLSKNYIKLEMLTEEFECKFAIFHNQFGFLHNQIFKAVTNYSLYGMNAGCAALRKYRQL
- a CDS encoding amino acid ABC transporter permease, which translates into the protein MEGLFSISGWEKVWTFRSTFLLGLLNSGRMALFALLLSLVLGIIFGLMATSSKKYLRGISRIYVELIQNTPLVLQLCFLYYALAFSGNSLGIITTGTISLGIYHGAYLSEVVRAGISSIPKGQFEAADSQGFNYIGKMFYIILPQSIKIILPPMANQVVNLIKNTSCLYIIGGADLISVTYSFVTGASTGGAYAPAYLISGLLFFIVCFPLSTLASTWENSLKKRESRTVETQSTLSERMVAK
- a CDS encoding amino acid ABC transporter permease translates to MNTLGNSLSMLKNPTVLTYLLSGIAYTLIISVVAVGIGLLLGSILALVRNYCTSKRSKIFKWLATAYIEIFRNTPLLLWIFICLVFLPVPEFLSRKMFGLTSVEVKLLFKGSMTLILFTSSVIAEIVRGGLNSVAHGQFEAGHSQGFSTVQIMIYIVLPQAYRNIVPTLLSQIITTIKDSSYLANIAVIELMSRVKTLLSSANRYNGTGSINVSDVFVLFGFAAIIYFIINFLLSSLVRYIQKHPRIPKTTTRTS
- a CDS encoding YDG domain-containing protein: MRDALRSGNTGNYEGWGGLGGLVGVKSDDCTVTTSYYNSQTSGQSDYDDRGEPKTSMQMIQEVTFSGWDFTHGTGVWDISEGVSYPYLQALVPNPLPAPPAATSAGIVNIGGDDRYDTSTKTLTLTYGDDLGADFSTEYVTPADGLVTWSNSDSDVIIMNLNDDGTIKIEANNTGTATVSLKATDGTTLDSIQVIVKPIPLRVTGYFEVEDKEYDGDTDADISATFTLSINTSDCIGGDADNLTANFVATFLDPDVGQDKAVSLSNSYLTGSAAGNYILDFSDVPTATGNIIPKELTVGGYFTAQVKEYNGTMDATIATNEMNLIGRVGSDDVTLVPVLAFDTPEIGTGKTVSLTIGSSLTGMKSGNYTLSITGAPTYTSGVITGKQLTLGGSFTVNDKEYSGDRDATIATNNLTLVGVNPGDKVSIASVTVEFDSAAAGSQKTVRITGYTLSGADVENYSASLTGAPTATASITRATGLQAPAAPTLQSKTNTSVTLTPKAGQEFSKDNGTTWQTSNIFTGLTPSTEYSFITRIREDVNHEASPVSAALTVKTDASSSTGGGGGGGGGGGTPTPSTPAATLNIYQATVYGVSENSVNVVSAVGIMRGETDGYIIDSVDIDQSKAEEVIQKVLKQKQNKILIEVDGTEDNKADEVNFIIKKAAVKKLSVNEIALEVTTENVRIDIPKETVQAVAEDGKDLIFRVTPLDKKDEKAAVVENAITAKVVQTATGGDEAVALGNPLRIETTYQGYPTKLVFSLKDIEIPEDETQRDLFLSGLGVYVNHSDGEQEFNRGTIIYDSDGNPVGIEIDVSKFSTFTMISIINEAPVASGLKITGKVEYGKKLTAAYNYKDKEKDKEDKSLISWYRADNKKGKNKKLVAEGTLSYKVKKADQGKYLIVEITPVAVSGEITGSTVSACVKVAANKAPKAVGGKITGKTVVGSKLTLKYTYQDAESDKEGKTTIQWYRADSPKGENKKKIKNANKKTYTPTKADVGKYLIVEITPVAKTGTKTGKKTTVATKTAVTKALK
- a CDS encoding cytidylate kinase-like family protein codes for the protein MDNYVVTISRQFASFGRSIAQKLSQELSVEFYDRDIVEATAKRMGQPIPVISNEEENIHPAFFRRKYPLGMGVANIQDEIFSVQSNIIRDIAHRESCIIVGRCAGYVLREHPRILNVFIYSPYEYRLKNCIEALQMDIKVARKMIKEVDKARENYRHRYCPNVKNAYDGYDLMIDSSQFGIDKSAKILADIVRGHLSTF